A genomic window from Streptomyces broussonetiae includes:
- a CDS encoding succinate dehydrogenase codes for MARTAWDSSVGKKTVMAVSGLIMLAYLVAHMIGNLKIYFGAGEFNHYAHWLRTVGEPFMHYEWTLWLIRIVLVVAVVAHATSAYQLSRRDIKARPSKYVHPRRGASYATRTMRWGGIILGLFVIWHLLDLTTGTVHPGHFEHGHPYQNVVGDFSHWYSNVIYIVAMLALGLHIRHGFWSAAQTLGVGSRARDRALKAVANVLALLLTAGFVAVPVGVMTGVVS; via the coding sequence ATGGCGCGCACGGCGTGGGACTCCTCCGTCGGCAAGAAGACGGTGATGGCCGTCAGCGGCCTGATCATGCTTGCGTACCTGGTGGCGCACATGATCGGCAACCTCAAGATCTATTTCGGCGCGGGAGAGTTCAACCACTACGCCCACTGGCTGCGCACCGTGGGCGAGCCGTTCATGCACTACGAGTGGACGCTCTGGCTCATCCGGATCGTCCTGGTCGTCGCGGTGGTCGCCCACGCCACGTCCGCGTACCAGCTCAGCCGCCGGGACATCAAGGCCCGGCCCAGCAAGTACGTGCACCCCAGGCGCGGAGCGAGCTACGCCACGCGCACGATGCGCTGGGGCGGGATCATCCTCGGCCTGTTCGTGATCTGGCACCTCCTGGACCTGACCACCGGCACCGTGCACCCGGGCCACTTCGAGCACGGGCACCCGTACCAGAATGTCGTCGGCGACTTCTCGCACTGGTACAGCAACGTCATCTACATCGTCGCGATGCTCGCGCTGGGCCTGCACATCCGGCACGGCTTCTGGAGCGCCGCGCAGACCCTCGGCGTCGGCAGCCGCGCCCGCGACCGCGCCCTCAAGGCCGTCGCCAACGTCCTCGCGCTGTTGCTCACGGCCGGCTTCGTCGCCGTACCCGTGGGCGTCATGACCGGAGTGGTGAGCTGA
- a CDS encoding fumarate reductase/succinate dehydrogenase flavoprotein subunit: MTYVEYTTGEPVTDTKAPAGPIAERWNTRRFEAKLVNPANRRKHTVIVVGTGLAGGSAGATLAEQGYHVVQFCYQDSPRRAHSIAAQGGINAAKNYRNDGDSVHRLFYDTVKGGDFRARESNVHRLAEISVQIIDQCVAQGVPFAREYGGLLDTRSFGGVQVSRTFYARGQTGQQLLLGAYQALSRQIAAGNVELHPRTEMLDLIVIDGRARGIVARDLVTGRVSTYVADAVVLASGGYGNVFYLSTNAMNSNATAIWRAHRRGAYFANPCFTQIHPTCIPRTGDHQSKLTLMSESLRNDGRIWVPRAMGDKRPANEIPEDERDYYLERIYPSFGNLVPRDIASRAAKNVCDEGRGVGPGGQGVYLDFADAIRRMGRAAVEAKYGNLFDMYQRITDEDPYEVPMRIYPAVHYTMGGLWVDYDLQTTIPGLFAIGEANFSDHGANRLGASALMQGLADGYFVLPSTINDYLARNPRQGEVGVDHPVVQEVLAQTQERLERLLAVDGDRTPDSFHREVGEVMWEFCGMARSEEGLRKALERIPQIREEFWRRIKVPGSGEEFNQSLEKANRIVDYLELAELMCLDALHRAESCGGHFREESQTPEGEAARRDEEFSYAAAWEFTGTGEAPTLHREDLVFEYVHPTQRSYA, encoded by the coding sequence ATGACCTACGTCGAGTACACGACCGGCGAGCCGGTCACCGACACCAAGGCCCCGGCGGGGCCGATCGCCGAGCGGTGGAACACCCGTCGCTTCGAGGCCAAGCTGGTCAACCCGGCCAACCGGCGCAAGCACACCGTGATCGTCGTCGGCACCGGACTCGCGGGCGGCTCCGCGGGCGCCACGCTCGCCGAACAGGGCTACCACGTCGTCCAGTTCTGTTACCAGGACTCGCCGCGCCGTGCCCACTCCATCGCCGCGCAGGGGGGTATCAACGCCGCGAAGAACTACCGCAACGACGGTGACTCGGTGCACCGGTTGTTCTACGACACGGTCAAGGGCGGGGATTTCCGGGCGCGTGAGTCGAATGTGCACCGGCTGGCGGAGATCTCGGTGCAGATCATCGACCAGTGTGTGGCGCAGGGTGTGCCGTTCGCGCGTGAGTACGGTGGTCTGCTGGACACCCGCTCCTTCGGTGGTGTGCAGGTCTCGCGCACTTTCTATGCGCGGGGCCAGACGGGTCAGCAGCTGCTGCTGGGTGCGTACCAGGCGCTGTCGCGCCAGATCGCTGCCGGCAACGTCGAGTTGCACCCGCGTACGGAGATGCTCGACCTCATCGTGATCGACGGGCGGGCGCGTGGCATCGTGGCGCGTGACCTGGTGACCGGCCGGGTCTCCACGTATGTCGCGGACGCGGTGGTGCTGGCCTCGGGTGGGTACGGCAATGTGTTCTATCTGTCGACGAACGCGATGAATTCCAATGCGACCGCGATCTGGCGGGCGCACCGGCGTGGTGCGTACTTCGCCAATCCGTGTTTCACGCAGATTCATCCGACGTGTATTCCGCGCACGGGTGATCATCAGTCGAAGCTGACGCTGATGAGTGAGTCGCTGCGCAACGACGGGCGGATCTGGGTGCCCAGGGCAATGGGCGACAAGCGGCCGGCGAACGAGATTCCCGAGGACGAGCGGGACTACTACCTGGAGCGGATCTATCCCTCGTTCGGCAACCTGGTCCCGCGTGACATCGCCTCGCGTGCCGCGAAGAACGTGTGTGACGAGGGGCGTGGGGTCGGTCCGGGTGGTCAGGGTGTGTATCTGGACTTCGCGGACGCGATCCGGCGGATGGGGCGTGCCGCCGTCGAGGCGAAGTACGGCAATCTTTTCGACATGTACCAGCGGATCACGGACGAGGACCCGTACGAGGTTCCGATGCGGATCTATCCCGCGGTGCATTACACGATGGGCGGGCTGTGGGTCGACTACGACCTGCAGACCACGATTCCGGGTCTGTTCGCGATCGGGGAGGCCAACTTCTCCGACCACGGTGCCAACCGGCTGGGTGCCTCGGCGTTGATGCAGGGGCTGGCGGACGGTTACTTCGTGCTGCCGTCGACGATCAACGACTACCTGGCGCGCAATCCCCGGCAGGGCGAGGTCGGTGTGGACCATCCCGTGGTGCAGGAGGTTTTGGCCCAGACGCAGGAGCGGCTGGAGCGGCTGCTGGCGGTGGACGGGGACCGTACGCCGGATTCCTTCCACCGTGAGGTGGGTGAGGTGATGTGGGAGTTCTGCGGTATGGCCCGCAGCGAGGAGGGGCTGCGCAAGGCCCTGGAGCGTATTCCGCAGATCCGTGAGGAGTTCTGGCGGCGTATCAAGGTGCCGGGCAGTGGTGAGGAGTTCAACCAGTCGCTGGAGAAGGCCAACCGGATCGTGGACTATCTCGAGCTGGCCGAGCTGATGTGTCTGGATGCCCTGCACCGTGCGGAGTCCTGCGGTGGTCATTTCCGTGAGGAGTCCCAGACTCCCGAGGGTGAGGCGGCCCGCCGGGACGAGGAGTTCTCCTATGCGGCGGCCTGGGAGTTCACGGGGACCGGCGAGGCCCCGACCCTGCACAGGGAAGACCTCGTCTTCGAGTACGTCCATCCCACCCAGCGGAGCTACGCATGA
- a CDS encoding succinate dehydrogenase/fumarate reductase iron-sulfur subunit, producing MRLTLRVWRQKNDDSPGAMATYDIDGISSDMSFLEMLDTLNEELILRGEDPVAFDHDCREGICGACSLVINGDAHGPERTTTCQLHMRSFKDGDTIDIEPWRAAAFPVIKDLVVDRSAFDRIIQAGGYITAPTGSAPEAHATAVPKPDADYAFEHAECIGCGACVAACPNGAAMLFTSAKINHLSVLPQGAPERETRVLDMVAQMDAEGFGGCTLTGECATACPKGIPLPSITSMNKEWLRAAGKAKKR from the coding sequence ATGAGGCTCACCCTGCGCGTCTGGCGCCAGAAGAACGACGACTCGCCCGGCGCGATGGCGACGTACGACATCGACGGTATCTCCTCGGACATGTCGTTCCTGGAGATGCTCGACACGCTCAACGAGGAGCTGATCCTCAGGGGCGAGGATCCCGTGGCCTTCGACCACGACTGCCGTGAGGGTATCTGCGGGGCGTGCTCGCTGGTGATCAACGGTGATGCGCACGGTCCGGAGCGCACGACCACGTGTCAGCTGCACATGCGGTCCTTCAAGGACGGCGACACGATCGACATCGAGCCGTGGCGGGCTGCCGCGTTCCCGGTGATCAAGGACCTCGTGGTCGACCGGTCCGCGTTCGACCGGATCATCCAGGCCGGTGGTTACATCACCGCGCCGACCGGTTCCGCGCCCGAGGCGCACGCCACGGCGGTGCCCAAGCCGGACGCGGACTACGCCTTCGAGCACGCCGAGTGCATCGGGTGCGGCGCGTGTGTGGCCGCCTGTCCCAACGGCGCGGCGATGCTGTTCACCTCGGCGAAGATCAACCATCTCAGTGTGCTGCCGCAGGGCGCGCCCGAGCGGGAGACGCGTGTGCTGGACATGGTGGCGCAGATGGACGCGGAGGGCTTCGGCGGCTGCACGCTGACCGGCGAGTGCGCCACCGCCTGTCCCAAGGGCATCCCGCTGCCGTCCATCACCAGCATGAACAAGGAGTGGCTGCGCGCCGCCGGCAAGGCGAAGAAGCGGTAG